TGTATCTCGCTTAATTCAAACTCCTTTACTAAATTAACTTTTGCGATCTGGGTATTTTTTGAGGTCTTGATTACTTTAATTATCCTGTCTATGAATTTTAAAGCTATCTTTAATCCCTCTAGGATATGCGCTCTTCTCTGGGCTTTATCTAAGTCAAATTGGGTACGCCTGCGTATTACTATCTTCCTATGCCCGATATAGCAATCCATCATTTGCCTAAGGTTCAAAACCTTGGGACGGTTATCAACTAACGCCAGCATTATCACCCCGAATGTAGTCTCAAGTTGGGTATGCTTAAAAAGCTGATTCAATACAATCTGGGGCTCGGTATCCCTCTTTAGCTCTACCACTATACGCAAGCCGTCCTTATCGGACTCATCCCTTATATCCGAAATGCCTTCTATCTTTTTGTCATCGACAAGAGAGGCTATGCTTTCTATCATGCCGGCCTTCTGCACCTGATATGGAATTTCAGTTATAGCTATCAGGTCCTTACCGCCTTTTTGGCGCTCAATATTGGCTTTTGCCCTTAAAGTCAATTTGCCCCTGCCAGTAGTAAAGGCATCTTTTATACCGGCCCTGCCGCAGATTATGCCCCCGGTAGGAAAATCCGGGCCCTTGACAAACCGCATCAAGTCTTTAATCTCACACCCGGGATTATCTAATATATGGATTATCGCATCTGCGATCTCGTTTAAATTGTGCGGTGGAATATTAGTCGCCATGCCGACTGCTATACCGCTTGAACCGTTCAGCAAAAGATTCGGTATTTTTGCCGGCAATACTGAAGGCTCGGAAAGCGAAGAATCAAAATTAGGAACAAAATTGACTGTGTCTTTTTCAATATCAAAAAGCATCTCTTCGGCTATTTTGGTAAGCCTGGCCTCTGTGTAGCGCATTGCCGCCGCAGCGTCTCCGTCAATAGACCCAAAGTTGCCTTGTCCGTCTACCAATGTATAACGGAGAGAAAAATCCTGCGCCATCCTAACGAGCGTATCGTAAACCGCCATATCCCCATGCGGATGATATTTACCTAGGATTTCACCGACGATACGGGCGCTTTTTTTGTAAGGCTTATTGTGTTCAAGGCCCAAATCACGCATGGCATAAAGAACCCTCCGGTGTACAGGCTTCAATCCATCCCTGGCATCAGGCAGAGCCCTGCCTACAATAACGCTCATAGCATAATTTAAATAAGAGTCCTTTACTTCTTCTTCAATATAGATGGGAATTATTTTTTCGTTTCTGGTATACATTTTAAATGTCCAAATTTTTTACCTGATGTGCATAATTTTCAATAAACTCTCTTCTGGGTTCAACCTGATCCCCCATTAACACTGTAAACATCTTGTCTACCTCAACCGCATCCTCTAAAGTAACTTTCAAGATGGTGCGTTTTTCGGGATCCATAGTCGTCTCCCATAGCTGGTGCGGATTCATTTCGCCAAGACCCTTATATCTCTGTATGTGCATACCTTTAGATGCCTGGGTCTTCACATATTCCAAGGCTTCCTTTAAAGTGAAAAAATCGCTTACTTCCTTTTCTTCGTCAGTAATTCTAAAAAGGGGCTTCATTTTTACTTCAGCCGTTTTCTTGGCGTTCTTTGCTTCTGCTTGTTCCGTTTCTCTTGCAGCAAAATCTCCTATGTCTAAGCCTAATTTAGCTAATTTAAGAGAAATTTGCTCTAAATCCTGGGCTTCAAATAACTCCAAAATATCCTGCTCAGAAGCCTTACCATTAGCCTCTTCTGTAATTTTGGCGAGTTCTTGATCAGAATAAGCAAAATGGGCGATTCCATCCACTTTTACCCTATAAATTGGCATTTTTTTGGTCTTTGGGTGCCTCAAACTAAGGTAATTTGCAAATTTTACTCCCTTTTTATCTAAATTCTTGCCAATTTTCTCTGTTTCAACCAACAAACTCAAAATCTCCTTAAACTGATTATCTGTGAAATTTTGTTTATCCTTTAACCTTATAAAGCTGAATCCTTCTCTCCCTAAATCTAACAATAATTCATTCATTTGCTGCTCTGTCTGAATATACTCTTCGCGAGTGCCCCTTTTGATTTTGTATAAAGGCGGTTGAGCAATATATACAAACCCGTCTTCAATAAGTTTAGGGAACTGCCTGTACAAAAGCGTAAGCAATAAAGTGCGGATATGCGAACCATCAATATCCGCATCAGCCATTAATATTATTTTATGATACCGCAGTTTTGCCTGGTCAAATTCTTCTCCGACACCCGTCCCTAAAGCAGTAATGATAGTCCTGATTTCTTCGTTGGAGAGGATTTTATCCAGCCTTGCTTTTTCAACATTTAATATCTTTCCTTTTATTGGTAATATTGCCTGGAATCTCCTATCCCTGCCTTGTTTAGCCGATCCGCCTGCGGAATCCCCTTCAACGATATAAAGCTCGCAAAGAGCAGCATCCTTTTCAGAGCAATCAGCTAATTTCCCCGGCAGGCCCCCTGAATCAAGCGCCCCTTTTCTGCGCGTGAGCTCGCGGGCTTTTCTTGCTGCTTCGCGTACCCGTGAAGCCATAATGACCTTATCTACGATCTTGTTAGCAACCGACGGGTTTTCTTCAAAATATGTCGTGAGGGCATCAAAGGCGCTGGAAGCGGCGAGTCCTTCGACTTCCGAATTCCCCAATTTTGTTTTTGTCTGCCCCTCAAACTGCGGGTTGGGGATCTTAACAGCCACTATGGCAGTTAGCCCCTCCCTAACGTCCTCACCCGAAATGGCAACATTGTCCTTAAGCAGGTTTTTATTCTTTGCATATTGGTTAATGGCACGCGTTAAGGCCGATTTAAAGCCAGACAGGTGCGTTCCGCCCTCGACAGTATTAATATTATTCGCAAACGAAAAGATATTCTCTGCATAACCATCGTTATATTGCAAGGCTACTTCTAAATCGACTCCCTCTTTCTCTTTTTCAAGATATATTACCTTATTGTGCAGCGGATTTTTATTCTTGTTTAAGTATTCCACAAAAGAGACTATGCCTCCGGAAAACTTAAAGTTCGATTCTTTTTCGCTGCGCTCGTCTTTTAATGCTATTTCAAGGCCCTTGTTTAAAAAAGCCAACTCTCTTAATCTCTGGGATAAAATATCGTAAGAAAAATCTATAGATTTGAATATTTCCTTATCGGCCTTAAAAGTAACCTTGGTGCCGGTTGTTTTTGCCTTACCAATAATAGTAAGCTTGGAGGCGGTTTTTCCTTTTTCATACCTTTGGTGGTAAATTTTACCGTCCCTTTTTACTTCTACCTCCAGCCACTCTGAGAGCGCGTTGACTACGCTGACGCCTACGCCGTGCAGGCCCCCCGAGACCTTATATGCCTTATGGTCAAACTTCCCGCCTGCGTGCAGCGTTGTCAGAACGACTTCTACCGCGGGCTTCTTCTCGGTTTTATGGATATCAACGGGGATACCGCGCCCATTATCGGAAACAGACACGCTATTATCATGGTTAACCGCAACTTCTATCCTGTTACAAATACCCGCAAGCGCTTCATCTATCGAATTATCAACGACCTCATAAACCAGATGATGCAGCCCTCTGGAATAAGTGTCGCCGATATACATAGCCGGCCTTCGCCTCACCGCCTCTATACCCTCTAATACCTGTATGGTAGTAGCGTCATATGCCTTATCTTTCTTTGTGGGAGCCTGCTCCTGTTTTAAGGGCATAACACCATCCTTGCTTTCTTCTTTTTGATTTTTTTTCTTTTTCATTTATTTACCCAAAAATACTTTAATGTCTTTAAGTCCATCGATATCTTCTTTTAGCCTGCTTAATAGCAAAGGTTTTTTTAAATTAAACTGATACAGCCATGCAGATGAGTCTAAACCTATGCCTAAAACTCCGGAGCGAAAATAATTACACTTTATATGACTTAATTCCCTTTTTGTCAAAACCTTTTTTAAAATTTTTTCCGTGGCTATACCACCGGAACCATGTCCGGCTTTACCTAAGTCGGAAAAAAACTGCTCGATAATATCTTTTATTTTATCCATCTAACCTAAACGCATGGGCAAAACAACATATGTGTAGCCGTCAACACGGACAACTGCCGGCTTATCCGAATCGGTTACCTCAAGGCAGACCTTTTCATCCTTAAGGTTTTTCAAAACATCGATTAAATAATTGGGGTTAAAACCGATTACCAATTCCTTGCCTTTATACTCAATGCGGAGCTCTTCCCTTGATTCTCCGATATCCGGGGTTGTTTTAGAAACGACCAGTTTATCTTTAAACATCTCGAATTTAATAGCCTGG
This genomic stretch from Candidatus Omnitrophota bacterium harbors:
- the gyrA gene encoding DNA gyrase subunit A, which codes for MYTRNEKIIPIYIEEEVKDSYLNYAMSVIVGRALPDARDGLKPVHRRVLYAMRDLGLEHNKPYKKSARIVGEILGKYHPHGDMAVYDTLVRMAQDFSLRYTLVDGQGNFGSIDGDAAAAMRYTEARLTKIAEEMLFDIEKDTVNFVPNFDSSLSEPSVLPAKIPNLLLNGSSGIAVGMATNIPPHNLNEIADAIIHILDNPGCEIKDLMRFVKGPDFPTGGIICGRAGIKDAFTTGRGKLTLRAKANIERQKGGKDLIAITEIPYQVQKAGMIESIASLVDDKKIEGISDIRDESDKDGLRIVVELKRDTEPQIVLNQLFKHTQLETTFGVIMLALVDNRPKVLNLRQMMDCYIGHRKIVIRRRTQFDLDKAQRRAHILEGLKIALKFIDRIIKVIKTSKNTQIAKVNLVKEFELSEIQAQAILEMQLQRLTALERDKIDAEYAELLKIIETCKAILASEKKIENIIKSELEELKKQYGDERRTDIVGEVEELEVEDLIAEEDIVVTISHNGYIKRLPVSAYRKQKRGGKGVTGAELKEEDFIEHLFVASTKDYLLIFTDTGQVHWLKAYEIPQASRTAKGKAVVNLLQLKSDEKISSIIPIKEFSQDSYLIMVTKQGSIKKTSLDAYSNPRKGGIIGISLEKGDELISVGLTNGKQEILIGTKEGKAIRFAESHVREMGRGAKGVRGIKLDKKDEVIAMILVDKEASILTVTELGFAKRTPFKEYRLTSRGGKGIINIKVTDKNGKAVSLKTVNDNDELMAITQNGMFLRCAVKDIRSTGRSAQGVRLIKLHDKDRVSCIAPVINEEE
- the gyrB gene encoding DNA topoisomerase (ATP-hydrolyzing) subunit B, with protein sequence MPLKQEQAPTKKDKAYDATTIQVLEGIEAVRRRPAMYIGDTYSRGLHHLVYEVVDNSIDEALAGICNRIEVAVNHDNSVSVSDNGRGIPVDIHKTEKKPAVEVVLTTLHAGGKFDHKAYKVSGGLHGVGVSVVNALSEWLEVEVKRDGKIYHQRYEKGKTASKLTIIGKAKTTGTKVTFKADKEIFKSIDFSYDILSQRLRELAFLNKGLEIALKDERSEKESNFKFSGGIVSFVEYLNKNKNPLHNKVIYLEKEKEGVDLEVALQYNDGYAENIFSFANNINTVEGGTHLSGFKSALTRAINQYAKNKNLLKDNVAISGEDVREGLTAIVAVKIPNPQFEGQTKTKLGNSEVEGLAASSAFDALTTYFEENPSVANKIVDKVIMASRVREAARKARELTRRKGALDSGGLPGKLADCSEKDAALCELYIVEGDSAGGSAKQGRDRRFQAILPIKGKILNVEKARLDKILSNEEIRTIITALGTGVGEEFDQAKLRYHKIILMADADIDGSHIRTLLLTLLYRQFPKLIEDGFVYIAQPPLYKIKRGTREEYIQTEQQMNELLLDLGREGFSFIRLKDKQNFTDNQFKEILSLLVETEKIGKNLDKKGVKFANYLSLRHPKTKKMPIYRVKVDGIAHFAYSDQELAKITEEANGKASEQDILELFEAQDLEQISLKLAKLGLDIGDFAARETEQAEAKNAKKTAEVKMKPLFRITDEEKEVSDFFTLKEALEYVKTQASKGMHIQRYKGLGEMNPHQLWETTMDPEKRTILKVTLEDAVEVDKMFTVLMGDQVEPRREFIENYAHQVKNLDI
- a CDS encoding DUF721 domain-containing protein, giving the protein MDKIKDIIEQFFSDLGKAGHGSGGIATEKILKKVLTKRELSHIKCNYFRSGVLGIGLDSSAWLYQFNLKKPLLLSRLKEDIDGLKDIKVFLGK